The nucleotide window atatatattaatattttgacTTAATTCAATTCTCATAAATTATTAACAAAAccattgatataacatcattttatgtttatatattgcatacaccaATAATAACTATATTtagcaaataaaaaataaattgatgtatttatttctttaaatgtgtatgattaaatcaaaattaaagttttatgtaTACTTTGAACCACAATCAaagtttcatttatataattgcatcaaattaaaatttatgtatcaaACGCATATCGAATCAAAGTTCATgcataattttaagatttatcttTATATAACAAtacaattttaaattaatttttaaactttaaaatattctaataAATCTCTAAACTATAATTTCGAAAGATGGTTTGTTAACTTTTTATTATACTAATTTTTGATATCACGTTAATTACACGTGAATATAtgcatttatatttttattatttaataaaatatttttatttcgtATTGAttattaatcatataaataatatttaaaaacagaaaattttaaaattataattaattaattgtaaaATACTGAAAATATATTAATTGTATTAAAACCAACTTATCTAATTAGAATGagattattataatatatttttctaaTTCTATAATATTTTATGTTCATAAGCAAAACAATTAATGAGATTATTAAAtcaataaattgtattttaaatatatgaagtaaattaaaaacaatttttttaaaaacttataatattcactataaattaaagattaattaaagattatgtaCGTTTATAGAAAACCTTGACTTTTagttcaccataaattttgaatAAGCACTTAATGTGTATGCTCAATTTGATTTTATCACATttatgaaattttgttcggaGAGACAATTCACTATGTAAGCAAGTTGTACAATAAGTGATAAACCTGTAGCACTCATTGGATTAGACTCCTCACTTTTGCACCTAAGATCTAAACAACTCTCTTTTTAAGTTTTTCTCCTGAAAGCTTAGGACAATAACAAAGCGACACACTTGATTTCGCACTCACAAAAAACTTTCCTCAATGAATATAGATTAGTGCTCTTAGATCGACACATCAACTACACAAGTCTCGTTAATTTACAAGAAATCAAGAGTTGATAACATATTAAATCAATTACAATTAATCTTCCAATTAAATAGTAAGATAATCAGCAAAGAAAATATCTTCAATGAGTCCAAGATAAGCTTCCAAGTTTAATCCAAATCAAATCCAATTCAACCTCTTCAAAGTTGAAgttgatttccatgattcaatcaAAACAAATCTTCAAGATACGCTGTTATAAGCAGTTTGAATACCATAAATAAGCTTGTAGTGTTTTCAATGTAACGAATGCTCTGTTTATTAAGTGCATGTCCAACGCATAAAGGCAATATTTTGATTAGGTTTATCTTTGATTCTTTGTTGGAGTTTCACTTTTTTGGTATATAccctttctcttcttttttttctcttttttttttcctcactAAAAGTTTAAATTATAAAGCAATCAAAGTCTTTTTTAAAGAAGGAAAACTGtgctttttctttcaaatttattagatccaaaataataataatttaactataaaaatatgtaaatattaattgtTCATAATTTAGTAATATTCTATTTATTATATTGTAAATCTAAAAGGTTAGAATAtgcttaaattttcttttacatatgcttaaattttcttttacttttagtATATTTGGAAATTTGTCttattttaattaagaaatttattcttaattttcatttaaaaatatagtTTTATTTGTGAATATAGTTAAAATTCTTTTGTTAAATTCACGTTTATAGAgttgtttatttattatatggttattaagtgagtgttctttttatttcaaaatattacaCTAGCAAATTTAATagaataattttaataatgttaaccctagaacctaaattttaaaatataaaatgtaaaaagactaaattataaatgcATGAAGAGTATAaaacttaaaacatattttaaccaaTTAAATTAGCCATATATGTCGAGGAAAAAAAGTTAATTAGCCAAATAAGCtggttttttgaaaatttaggtaAATAAGTCGTTTTTAAAGAGAATTTGACATAGTTGGTAAGAAAGCTCATCTAGCTGGACAAGCAATCTGCTAATATGTTAAGGAATGTGTGCCCAGCTAGACTcgttttctttgaaatttttagaaaatgcTTCAACTGGGCACGTTTTCCCGACTCGTCAACAAAAAGCTTGCCAAGTTGGACAAGCTTTCACACTCTCTCTCCAAAGATGAACTATTTccctaaatttttaataaaaaattaatttatttaacaaattaatttttttttacatatatGGCCCATTTAACAAATTTAACCAATATAAATCCATAAAGGTAAGCGAAAAAGTAGAAAAATAAATTCAATCACAAACAAATCTAAGCTATATATCACTCCCCAaagattaattatatattaaactaGTTACACTAAATATGGATTCAATTAGTAAGTCAAAACTCCAATTAAAGAGtaggaaaataaaattttaaagaaaagtgTGGGTAAAGAATAAAGATCAtaataaacatattaaaaaaCAAGTGTTGGCATTGCactaaaaagaaaatgatgaaggGCAGTGGTAGAGGGAGGGAGAAGAGAGAGGAGGGAGAGGGAACGACTGAAAATTATTAGTGGTgattgatttattattatttaaagtttAATGACTGTATTGAAAGTTGGGTGACTGTTTTGTAATTAAgatcaaagttgagtgactgataatataatttattgtaaaaaaattataataaataataaatttcaaGGACTCCATGCGTAGCCCGTGATGTTAGCAAAAAtaagaagggaaaaaaaaagaaagaaaagctgTGGAATTTATTTCAAGTTCCAAGTCTAAAACACTGTTCTTTTTATCCTTGAATCTGCAAAACTGTTGAAAGAGTTTGCCCCATTCCTCCAAAAGTAATCTTTCAGAGttccaaatttaaatataatcCATGAATTGTGTAATCATCTTTCATACCTTcaaatatacatacatacatacatacatacatacattcaTATATAATAATCAAAACAAATGAATCACGTGATCTCTCATCATGATCATGTTTCTCCAACGgctttgattttgtttttcttaaaaaagTGCAGCAGAATCCTTTTGCAAGATTGAAAACAGGaatcatttttttcaattttaatttctatATAATAATTCATATCATCATGTTGTAACGAGCCATCAAAAGATTGTCTTACAAAGAAGAATATTTTGGTCCTAAGTAGTAACCTCACATAATAATTAGAAATCTTAACCCCAGTGATCCCCTCTAATATACAAAGGGAAGGGGGAAAGATCAAAACAGACCCCATGCCAACTTCTTCGAAAGCAATATTTACGTAATCCTCCTAATTATATAGCCTTTTTGCAGCTTCACGATAAACAACTTGGTACCAAGCAGCTTGAAAGTAACCTCAACGCTTTTTTCTGCATAAACCACAACTTTAATGAGGTTATTAATAATTGCATAAAAAAGTTAAAAACATAATTATCACTAGCATGGGAGGGATAGTGAGGGAGAATTGTAAAGCtttttttaagtttaaaaattaaTGGAAGAGTGGAGCCTACCTTTTTGGGTTTTGCGTAAAGGAGGTCAGGGGAGATTTTGTAAAGGTCTTCATCAACGGGTTTTGGAGTTGGCTTGGCCATAATAATGGGGCttgttgctgctgctgctgctttcTCCTCGCTCACCTCCCACCTTTGCTTTTTGCCTTCTTTAACATGCGACTCTCCTACTTTTTTCTGCAAATTTTCCATATGAATGCATGTTTAATAATTGTTTATCGATAAttgcacaaagtaagcttcattttgtaatttttttcttttcctttcttgaCATTTTAAAACCTTTCTTGTATCCATGACGTATGAACAATTCAACGCGTTTAGAAGAAATTAAGTGCCTTTCATAGGCATCTAAATAAGTAAAGATTTTTATGAAGAAGAAGTTAGTTCTTAGTTGACATACCTTTTTACGAGGAACAACAATCATGGCAGGGGTAACAACATCGTTCTCATAGAGATCGCCGGCAACATATAAATCACGATCCTCGGAGTAGCTGTAACGAAGCAATCCAGTTTGCCTAGCCGTTTCAAAACACTGAGTAAACGGAAGGTCATTGTTCCAATCCCAGCTACCAAAAGCTGGAACATGGCTCCTCCTGTAATAATCCTGAACACAAAAAGGTATCATCAGTTCATCACTTCACCAACAACAAAGCCAAGTACCAAAAACAAAACCAAATATAGAACACACATGAAACTCAATTTGGAACATATATAAGGTATACAGGGAAAATGGGTACGCTTTACTTACATCCATATTGTGAGAGACAAGAGTGAAAGAGAGAGACAAACAAGTGTTTGAATATGTCGGGCGAATGACCTGACTTTATCAAAGAGACGAGGAATTGGGTGGTTGGAAGAGAGATATCGAAGTTTTGGTGTCGTCTTTCACTTGTTTCTTTGCTTGGGTGGGCGTGGGAAAGTGTGGCAATTTAAAGAGAGGAGGGGAGAGGGGGGGGGGGGATCCAAAGCAAGAAAACTTCTGTTGGGTAAAATGAACAAAAGTAACCACAGATAACGAAGTTTCACAGTAGCAGACACTTGGACAAAGAGGCAAAGTAAAGGTCAGAAAAAGGTAAAAGGCAGAGAGAGAGAGATTAGTAAACAAAGTTAATGGTTGCCTTTGATCAAATGTATATTCCAGTGCTTCACACTTTGGTTTCAAGCAAAGGCTATGGATTGGCCTTTGTTACGGCTTTTTAACTCCCCCACACGCGTAGGGCCTGGTGGTCATTGCAGAAGAAAGTGGCTGAACCTAAGATTGGAGAAGGTAGAAAATTAAACCAAAGAAAGAaagagatttttattttattatgaaatgggGTTAATGACGATGAAGTCAGTAAGAGGTCAACACTCAACAGTTTACAAAGGGTCTAATGGGATCTGAAATGGAACAGTGTTTTAAAGTTGAAAGTTGCAGTGATATGGAATAAATTAGTATCCTTTTGATTTTTGTTTGCAGGTAGCAGTTCAATAGATAAGGACATGTGCGACTGTGCACACAATCTCTTCCCTTTGCTCCTTTCGcttttaaatttgttattttctttgtttatatCCGATATATTAGAAAAATGGTTTCCAAACTGTAGTCTAATTTTTAGATCTATTTTatagaaataatatttaaacaatcaatttttttaatttatccaaaacaattaatgaataattttttaattaatattattgaCAAAAAAGGAATTGTATAAGAAAATGCTCATTTCTTAAATTATTTACGAAAATAGGccactaaaaaaattatttattgaaaTGGTC belongs to Gossypium arboreum isolate Shixiya-1 chromosome 7, ASM2569848v2, whole genome shotgun sequence and includes:
- the LOC108484849 gene encoding uncharacterized protein LOC108484849 yields the protein MDDYYRRSHVPAFGSWDWNNDLPFTQCFETARQTGLLRYSYSEDRDLYVAGDLYENDVVTPAMIVVPRKKKKVGESHVKEGKKQRWEVSEEKAAAAATSPIIMAKPTPKPVDEDLYKISPDLLYAKPKKKKALRLLSSCLVPSCLS